A section of the Streptomyces sp. NBC_01591 genome encodes:
- a CDS encoding 4a-hydroxytetrahydrobiopterin dehydratase, producing MAEGLVPLTDEEIAERLAALPEWTREGNEITRRVDVRYHAGVALIVHIADRERRIGHHADIDLRIDHLRIAVTTHDADYKLTEADFDLAARIDAIAAAHQSTPLD from the coding sequence GTGGCTGAGGGACTGGTACCGCTGACGGACGAGGAGATCGCGGAGCGGCTGGCCGCACTGCCGGAATGGACCCGCGAAGGCAACGAGATCACGCGCCGAGTAGACGTCCGGTACCACGCAGGTGTCGCGTTGATCGTGCACATCGCTGACCGGGAACGCCGCATCGGCCACCACGCAGACATCGACCTCAGAATCGACCACCTGCGCATCGCCGTCACGACGCACGACGCTGACTACAAGCTGACCGAGGCAGACTTCGATCTCGCGGCCCGGATCGACGCCATCGCTGCGGCACACCAGTCCACTCCGCTCGACTGA